The proteins below are encoded in one region of Telopea speciosissima isolate NSW1024214 ecotype Mountain lineage chromosome 10, Tspe_v1, whole genome shotgun sequence:
- the LOC122643641 gene encoding probable CCR4-associated factor 1 homolog 7, with product MGMIREVWRSNFEQEMESILHSYPRISLDTEFLSFLHNTPRNATETERYENIKFNVNNLKPIQFGLTFIDVYRNLPHSGGVWQFNFADFDPTIDLHVTESI from the coding sequence ATGGGAATGATCCGAGAGGTTTGGCGCTCAAACTTCGAGCAAGAAATGGAAAGCATCTTACACAGCTATCCTCGTATTTCTTTAGATACTGAATTTCTAAGTTTTCTGCATAATACACCAAGAAATGCAACAGAAACAGAGCGCTATGAAAATATCAAGTTCAATGTGAACAACTTGAAGCCCATCCAGTTCGGTCTCACATTCATTGATGTATACAGAAATCTCCCTCACTCTGGTGGTGTTTGGCAATTTAATTTTGCCGATTTTGATCCTACCATCGACCTTCACGTGACTGAATCCATCTAG
- the LOC122641541 gene encoding GDSL esterase/lipase At2g04570-like, giving the protein MMIAAASPSHKTIQCLFLFIFLVAEAVPSRAKVPAVIVFGDSSVDSGNNNRIQTILKSNFEPYGRDFEGGHPTGRFCNGRIPPDFISEALGLKHTVPAYLDPRSTIKDFATGVCFASAGTGYDNATSDVLNVIPLWKQLENYKMYQKRLRKYVGMEKAEEILREALYLMSIGTNDFLENFYVLFSRRSSQFTVEQYEDFLVGIAENFVRQLYELGGRKISLGGLPPMGCLPLERSRNIMSGSGCVDEYNQVAMDFNVKLQGLVIRLREELPEIRLVFSDLYHILLDVANKPSSYGFESAAVACCATGLFEMGYLCDEHSPFTCADANQYVFWDSFHPTQRTNQIMSDHLMITALSEFLV; this is encoded by the exons atgatgataGCTGCAGCTTCACCTTCACATAAGACAATCCAATGtctctttctcttcatctttttaGTAGCAGAAGCTGTACCAAGCAGAGCTAAAGTACCTGCAGTTATAGTTTTCGGTGACTCATCGGTGGATTCCGGTAACAATAATCGGATCCAAACCATTCTGAAGAGCAATTTCGAGCCATATGGTCGTGATTTCGAAGGCGGCCACCCTACCGGTCGGTTCTGTAACGGTCGAATCCCCCCGGACTTCATCTCCGAGGCACTTGGATTGAAGCACACAGTTCCAGCTTACTTAGATCCAAGATCCACTATCAAGGATTTCGCTACCGGAGTCTGCTTTGCTTCTGCCGGAACTGGCTATGACAATGCCACTTCAGACGTCTTG AATGTGATACCATTATGGAAGCAATTGGAGAACTACAAGATGTACCAAAAGAGATTGAGGAAATATGTTGGGATGGAGAAGGCTGAGGAGATACTAAGGGAGGCATTGTATCTGATGAGCATTGGAACCAACGATTTCTTGGAGAATTTCTACGTATTATTCTCTCGCCGGTCATCGCAATTCACGGTCGAGCAGTACGAGGATTTCCTGGTGGGGATCGCCGAGAATTTCGTCCGGCAACTGTACGAGTTGGGTGGCAGGAAGATATCACTGGGTGGGTTACCTCCCATGGGTTGCTTGCCATTAGAGAGAAGCAGAAATATCATGTCAGGAAGTGGGTGTGTAGACGAGTACAACCAAGTGGCCATGGATTTCAATGTAAAGCTACAAGGGTTGGTGATAAGGTTAAGGGAGGAGTTGCCGGAGATCAGATTGGTGTTCTCTGATTTGTACCATATCCTCCTTGATGTCGCTAACAAACCCTCTTCTTATG GATTTGAGAGTGCAGCAGTGGCGTGCTGTGCAACAGGATTGTTCGAGATGGGTTACCTTTGTGATGAACACAGCCCCTTCACATGTGCGGAtgcgaatcaatacgtattttgggATTCCTTCCACCCTACTCAGAGAACAAATCAAATTATGTCTGATCATTTAATGATCACAGCTCTCTCTGAGTTCTTAGTATGA